One Solanum pennellii chromosome 10, SPENNV200 genomic region harbors:
- the LOC107001402 gene encoding uncharacterized protein LOC107001402, giving the protein MEYFTVKDPLVLWNNLKDRYDHMKLVVLPQPRYDWIHLRLQDFKSISEYNSSMFKIISQLKLCGENITDHDMLEKTFFTFPASSMLLQQQYREMEFKKYSELISHLLVAEQHNDLLMKNHESRPTGSMPFPEVNTINFHQSRREKGRGPSRGRGRDRGRNFNHGDRLALNNNLQHQQCKKKNEKHDVVQKKNSDNKCYRCGGKGHWSRTCRTPRHLVELYQASLKEVKNNAEANFISEDTVEPMHLDVADFFENPEGKIDHLIGDGSVIM; this is encoded by the coding sequence ATGGAATATTTCACTGTTAAGGATCCTCTGGTGTTGtggaacaatttaaaagatagataTGACCACATGAAGTTGGTCGTCCTTCCACAGCCACGTTATGACTGGATCCACttgagacttcaagattttaaatctatcaGTGAGTATAACTCTtcaatgtttaaaattatctcacaattaaaattatgtggagaaaataTCACTGACCATGATATGTTGGAGAAAACGTTTTTCACTTTCCCTGCCTCGAGTATGCTTCTGCAGCAGCAATACCGAGAAAtggaatttaaaaaatattccgAATTAATATCACATCTCCTTGTTGCTGAACAACATAATGACTTACTGATGAAAAACCATGAAAGTCGACCTACTGGTTCTATGCCATTTCCTGAAGTAAATACGATAAACTTTCACCAATCTAGGCGTGAAAAAGGTCGTGGCCCCAGTCGTGGCCGTGGTCGTGATCGAGGAAGAAATTTCAATCATGGTGATCGTCTTGCATTAAATAATAACCTTCAACACCAGCAGtgtaaaaagaagaatgaaaaacatgatgtagtgcagaagaaaaattcagaCAACAAATGTTATCGATGTGGAGGAAAAGGACATTGGTCACGTACCTGTCGTACGCCAAGGCACCTGGTTGAGCTATATCAAGCTTCCCTGAAGGAGGTGAAAAATAACGCTGAAGCCAACTTTATCTCGGAAGATACTGTTGAACCCATGCATCTAGATGTAGCGGATTTCTTTGAGAATCCCGAAGGAAAGATAGATCACCTGATAGGTGATGGATCTGTgataatgtaa
- the LOC107032131 gene encoding uncharacterized protein LOC107032131 has translation MAVPLGLFSAFSTVQTALFLKSSSSSSSVRLAGNLRMATFAVSAKAATTETKKREPRGIMKPGRISPEMQAFVGGLPEIPRTQALKFIWAHIKQHNLQDPEDKKVIICDDKLKKIFGGRDRVGFLEIAGLISPHFLK, from the exons ATGGCGGTGCCTTTAGGACTTTTCTCAGCTTTCTCTACTGTACAAACGGCCTTATTTTTGAAGTCGTCGTCGTCTTCTTCTTCTGTAAGGCTTGCCGGTAATCTGCGGATGGCGACATTCGCCGTCTCTGCGAAGGCAGCTACAACGGAGACAAAGAAGAGGGAACCAAGAGGCATAATGAAACCAGGTCGAATTTCGCCGGAAATGCAGGCCTTCGTTGGCGGACTTCCGGAGATACCTCGTACTCAAGCACTCAAGTTCATTTGGGCTCACATCAAACAACACAACCTTCAG GATCCGGAGGACAAGAAGGTGATAATCTGTGATGACAAGTTGAAGAAGATTTTCGGAGGTAGAGATCGGGTTGGATTCCTTGAGATCGCTGGATTGATTAGTCCTCACTTTCTTAAGTGA
- the LOC107001893 gene encoding uncharacterized protein LOC107001893 produces the protein MSLQLNWRLKEEPKNLIYYYLTYFRSEQSKGLTQHLIIVQKAWYSVHLRHSPKASCNSAPKLVKQDFLQQQVSDAPNTATTIFRMSMIVLLSSFTVASVSGVSGHAHFVFFSSSFTISFYPFVIK, from the exons ATGTCATTACAGCTGAATTGGAGATTGAAGGAAGAACCTAAAAATCTTATATATTATTACCTTACCTATTTTAGAAGTGAACAAAGTAAAGGACTAACGCAGCATCTGATTATTGTACAAAAGGCATGGTACAGTGTACATTTGAGACACTCTCCAAAGGCATCCTGCAACTCAGCCCCGAAATTG GTGAAACAAGACTTTCTTCAGCAGCAAGTTTCAGACGCTCCAAATACTGCAACAACCATATTTAGAATGTCCATGATTGTTCTGTTAAG CTCTTTCACTGTGGCATCTGTTAGTGGAGTTTCTGGTCACGCCCATTTTGTTTTCTTCAGTTCCTCTTTCACAATTTCATTTTACCCTTTT GTCATAAAGTAA